A region of the Nitrospirota bacterium genome:
GGCATGGGAATCGCGGCCGCGGGATTCGGCGGCGCGGGCATCGGGATCGGCTACATCTTCGGGAAAATGATCGAATCCACGGCGCGGCAGCCCGCGGCGGAGGCTAGGGTCGGCAAATACATGTGGATCGGCTTCGCCCTGGTGGAAGCCATCGCGTTGTATGGGTTGGTCATCGCGTTCATCATCATGGGCCTGCGCGGATAATCCATGCCTCAATTCGACACCCACTTTCTGACGCCGCTGCTGTTCTGGTCTGCGGTTTCGTTCGCGATTCTCCTCTTCTTGCTGAAGCGCTACGCGTTTCCGGCGATCACGGAGATGTTGGACGCGCGCGAGCGCACGATTGCGCAGAATCTGGCCAAGGCCGAGCAGGCCCGCAAGGAAGCGGAACAGCTCCTTGCCGAGTACCAGACCAAACTCAAGGCCGCGCAACAGGAAGCCACGGC
Encoded here:
- the atpE gene encoding ATP synthase F0 subunit C, which codes for MDASAAALLGMGIAAAGFGGAGIGIGYIFGKMIESTARQPAAEARVGKYMWIGFALVEAIALYGLVIAFIIMGLRG